A window of Plasmodium brasilianum strain Bolivian I chromosome 8, whole genome shotgun sequence contains these coding sequences:
- a CDS encoding DNA replication complex GINS protein, which produces MSDVFSIFKRKRNKKTKICKTSTKKSKRKILMNEKSRRKAYVTNISALSNDNSSVLRGKTYYTNTKEIDLNNNNSSNNRGNNISGFNNNNFSNESNVVLDDFPKLPLKNIESCEDVYNIFYIRDQYIIGNKNISINNDHIILLETILDKIDTAISEMCSEENYSTKKILASVHEKIYNLYNSFKKIKNIPPELSNAYDCFKSNVIFVRSRQFKKNYVYDNLINIYTYLRDSELQQDNIETINEPLYINDKAISTASFINKNMLTANEYIEYLPMKFNPHFLELNKISIYYLYEESINHIIWQKALDELIVVKALADIPYFDLSEVEGFDFKKMKSGQRQWYPLYIAKELSEEGLATVEFPFWFYIDNLKNIYKKEFEDLFELTDLPSPFFFEISSMFLENNSFKNSTPIETIGHRTPYKYILKVAGLIQDIRQKRIHKIMNKFKSCDIFSDILIINNIQIYETYCVNYLASVFFQRQSNTNAINENFDVRNYLFDPFIFSSYNV; this is translated from the exons ATGTCAGATGTGTTTTCCATATTTAAGagaaaaaggaacaaaaaaacaaaaatatgtaaaacaTCAACTAAAAAAAGCaagagaaaaattttaatgaacgAGAAGTCTAGAAGGAAGGCTTACGTAACAAATATATCAGCCTTGAGTAATGACAATAGCAGCGTTCTGAGGGGAAAAACGTACTACACGAACACAAAGGAAATAGATctaaacaataataatagcagtaataatagAGGCAATAATATTAGTGGATTCAATAACAACAATTTTAGTAATGAATCGAATGTTGTGTTAGATGACTTTCCTAAATTACCCCTAAAGAATATAGAATCTTGTGAAGATGTGtacaacattttttatataagagatcaatatattataggaaataaaaatatttcaataaataatgatcatataatattactaGAGACTATATTAGATAAGATAGATACAGCAATAAGTGAGATGTGTTCTGAAGAGAATTActctacaaaaaaaatattagcaagtgtacatgaaaaaatttataatttatataacagttttaaaaaaataaaaaatataccacCTGAATTATCAAATGCATATGATTGCTTTAAAAGTAATGTTATATTTGTACGGAGTagacaatttaaaaaaaattatgtatatgataatttaattaatatatatacttacttACGAGATAGTGAATTACAACAAGATAACATAGAGACTATAAATGAACCattgtatataaatgataaagcTATATCTACGGcatcttttattaataaaaatatgctcacagcaaatgaatatattgaatatttaCCTATGAAATTCAATCCTCattttttagaattaaataaaatttctataTACTATTTATATGAAGAATCGATCAACCATATTATCTGGCAAAAAGCTTTAGACGAGTTAATTGTTGTTAAAGCTTTGGCAGATATACCATATTTTGACTTATCCGAAGTAGAGGGGtttgattttaaaaaaatgaaatcaGGTCAAAGACAGTGGTATCCTTTATACATAGCTAAAGAATTAAGTGAGGAAGGCTTAGCTACTGTCGAATTTCCTTTCTGGTTTTATattgataatttaaaaaatatttataaaaaagaatttgagGATTTATTTGAACTCACAGACTTACCTAGTCCTTTCTTCTTTGAAATTTCATCCATGTTTTTAGAAAacaattcatttaaaaattccaCGCCCATAGAAACCATTGGCCACAGGACACCCTACAAGTATATCCTTAAAGTGGCTG GACTTATTCAAGACATAAGGCAAAAGCGCATAcacaaaattatgaacaagttTAAAAGCTGTGATATATTCTCGGATATATTAATCATAAACAACATTCAGATATATGAGACGTACTGTGTTAATTATTTAGCGTCTGTTTTCTTTCAAAGACAGAGTAATACAAATgcaataaatgaaaatttcgACGTAAGGAATTATTTGTTTGACccatttatttttagctCCTATAATGTGTAG